One Microbacterium esteraromaticum genomic window carries:
- a CDS encoding aminodeoxychorismate lyase — translation MAQRFALMIAPADVADDRADFGDTFTAMDVAAPALSVGELSTQRGDGVFESIGAIDGHANEVEAHVQRLAHSARLCDLPAPNLEQWRQAVTAVAAHAPAGEAVIKLILSRGVEHGPAPTAWATVAAAPDFSAVRRDGVKVVTLDRGYDLGAGERAPWLLLGAKTLSYAVNMAALREAHRRGADDAIFVTRDGYVLEAPTASLIIRVGDEFLTPAPAGGILHGTTQLSVFEHLESRGLATRYETLTATDLTRADAAWLVSSIRLAAPISAVDGAPLASDPELTAELNAFLLSPR, via the coding sequence ATGGCCCAGCGCTTCGCTCTCATGATCGCCCCCGCCGACGTCGCGGACGACCGCGCCGACTTCGGCGACACCTTCACCGCGATGGACGTCGCCGCCCCCGCGCTGAGCGTCGGCGAGCTCAGCACGCAGCGCGGCGACGGGGTGTTCGAGTCGATCGGCGCCATCGATGGGCACGCCAACGAGGTCGAGGCGCACGTGCAGCGGCTCGCGCATTCCGCCCGCCTCTGCGATCTGCCCGCCCCCAATCTCGAGCAGTGGCGCCAGGCCGTGACAGCGGTCGCCGCGCATGCCCCGGCGGGGGAGGCGGTCATCAAGCTCATCCTCAGCCGTGGCGTCGAGCACGGGCCGGCCCCCACGGCATGGGCGACCGTCGCCGCGGCTCCCGACTTCAGCGCCGTTCGACGCGACGGCGTCAAGGTCGTCACCCTCGATCGCGGCTACGACCTCGGCGCGGGGGAGCGGGCGCCCTGGCTGCTGCTCGGTGCGAAGACGCTGTCGTACGCGGTGAACATGGCCGCGCTGCGGGAGGCCCACCGCCGAGGCGCCGACGACGCGATCTTCGTCACGCGCGACGGGTACGTGCTCGAAGCGCCGACCGCCTCGCTGATCATCCGTGTCGGCGACGAGTTCCTCACGCCCGCGCCCGCTGGCGGCATCCTGCACGGCACCACCCAGCTCAGCGTGTTCGAGCACCTGGAGTCGCGTGGCCTCGCCACTCGTTACGAGACGCTGACCGCGACCGATCTGACCAGGGCCGATGCGGCCTGGCTCGTCTCGAGCATCCGTCTCGCAGCCCCGATCAGCGCCGTCGACGGCGCGCCCCTGGCATCCGACCCCGAGCTGACCGCCGAGCTGAACGCCTTCCTGCTCTCCCCGCGCTGA
- a CDS encoding DNA-directed RNA polymerase subunit beta translates to MPEQFHRPVRRPPTAFDNIVGEADPAEQSRVAHATASALLERARSDESGVVTERLLAFASEHGIDEIAELWSHAPARSLPGALWRLYLLQIAIRSDAPLTALLYERGRVELHTADAAIAGAPAPADPGELVDLVDAILRGVFRGDFSVALERAAAYCRVQASGATHTADDYEQTEPERASDLTRRALRLSTYAEDLAASAASWRRGMLT, encoded by the coding sequence ATGCCCGAGCAGTTCCATCGCCCCGTCCGCAGGCCGCCCACCGCGTTCGACAACATCGTCGGCGAGGCTGATCCCGCGGAGCAGTCGCGGGTCGCCCACGCCACGGCATCCGCCCTGCTCGAGCGCGCGCGCAGCGACGAATCGGGGGTCGTCACGGAGCGGCTTCTCGCATTCGCCTCCGAGCATGGGATCGACGAGATCGCCGAGCTCTGGTCGCACGCGCCTGCCCGCTCGCTGCCAGGAGCTCTGTGGAGGCTGTACCTGCTGCAGATCGCGATCCGCTCCGATGCTCCGCTCACCGCCCTGCTCTACGAACGCGGGCGCGTCGAGCTGCACACCGCCGACGCCGCGATCGCCGGAGCTCCGGCCCCGGCCGATCCGGGCGAGCTGGTCGACCTCGTCGACGCGATCCTGCGCGGAGTCTTCAGGGGCGATTTCTCTGTGGCGCTCGAGCGCGCCGCGGCGTACTGCCGGGTGCAGGCATCCGGAGCCACGCACACCGCAGACGACTACGAGCAGACCGAGCCGGAGCGGGCCAGCGACCTCACCCGCCGAGCGCTGCGGCTGTCGACCTACGCCGAGGATCTGGCTGCGTCCGCGGCCTCGTGGCGCCGAGGCATGCTCACCTGA
- a CDS encoding anti-sigma factor — protein sequence MNEREFAELAAAHALGALSDADERRFTAALMEHPEWQAIADDDHDTVALLADGLTPVAPPPALRADLLQQIGALPQSTSPPPEQGEAAADTATEDDTRPAAAAQTADEPQPVRSPWRRRVFALAAGLALIVGAGIATTTIVSQLQRPASVVALDEIRSAPDAEQAKVQLDSGATATAHWSGEVGKAVLVASGLDDLDADRSYELWFVRGDEPIAAGVFRADDGKATALLEVPMQAGDVIAVTIEQAGGSPTGSPTSDPIIVIPTA from the coding sequence ATGAACGAGCGGGAATTCGCGGAGCTTGCGGCCGCACACGCTCTCGGCGCGCTGTCGGATGCCGATGAGCGGCGCTTCACGGCCGCCCTCATGGAGCACCCCGAATGGCAGGCGATCGCCGACGACGACCACGACACCGTCGCGCTGCTCGCCGACGGCCTGACTCCTGTCGCCCCGCCGCCTGCGCTTCGAGCCGATCTCCTGCAGCAGATCGGGGCGTTGCCCCAGAGCACCTCGCCGCCCCCGGAGCAGGGAGAGGCCGCCGCGGATACCGCAACCGAAGACGACACCCGGCCGGCTGCCGCAGCCCAGACCGCCGACGAGCCCCAGCCCGTGCGCTCGCCGTGGCGGCGGAGGGTGTTCGCGCTCGCCGCAGGCCTCGCGCTGATCGTCGGCGCCGGGATCGCGACGACGACCATCGTGTCGCAGCTGCAGCGCCCGGCATCCGTGGTCGCGCTCGACGAGATCCGCTCGGCACCCGACGCCGAGCAGGCGAAGGTGCAGCTGGACTCGGGCGCCACCGCGACCGCGCACTGGTCGGGTGAGGTGGGCAAGGCCGTGCTCGTGGCATCCGGACTCGACGATCTCGACGCCGACAGGAGCTACGAGCTGTGGTTCGTGCGCGGAGATGAGCCGATCGCGGCCGGAGTCTTCAGGGCGGACGACGGGAAGGCGACCGCGCTGCTCGAGGTGCCCATGCAGGCGGGTGATGTCATCGCCGTCACGATCGAGCAGGCCGGCGGCTCGCCCACCGGTTCGCCGACGAGCGATCCGATCATCGTCATCCCCACGGCCTGA
- the sigK gene encoding ECF RNA polymerase sigma factor SigK — translation MLVEMVIDGVEVLEDGSSGDLAADLLLRVADGDQRAFAELYDLLSSRVFALILKVVVNRSQSEEVLQEVFLEIWQSASRFAPNRGQGRSWVFTIAHRRAVDRVRSSQSSTDRDLRAGARDLGGERDVVQEAVESRMEGERVVTALAALPEAQQEALILAYYGGYSQSEISALTGVPLGTIKTRMRDGLTRLRGEMGVSA, via the coding sequence ATGCTTGTCGAGATGGTGATCGATGGCGTCGAGGTGCTCGAGGACGGGTCGTCAGGCGATCTCGCCGCCGACCTCCTCCTCCGCGTCGCCGACGGCGACCAGCGCGCCTTCGCCGAGCTGTACGACCTGCTCTCGTCGCGCGTCTTCGCACTGATCCTCAAAGTGGTCGTGAACCGCTCGCAGAGCGAGGAGGTGCTGCAGGAGGTCTTCCTCGAGATCTGGCAATCCGCTTCGCGGTTCGCTCCGAACAGAGGGCAGGGACGCTCCTGGGTCTTCACGATCGCACACCGGCGGGCCGTCGACCGGGTGCGCTCGTCGCAGTCGAGCACCGACCGCGACTTGCGGGCGGGCGCTCGCGACCTCGGCGGCGAACGGGATGTCGTGCAGGAGGCCGTCGAGTCGAGGATGGAAGGGGAGCGGGTCGTCACGGCGCTCGCCGCACTTCCCGAGGCACAGCAGGAAGCGCTCATCCTGGCCTACTACGGCGGTTACAGCCAGAGCGAGATCTCAGCACTCACAGGGGTGCCGCTGGGGACGATCAAGACAAGAATGCGGGACGGACTGACGCGATTGCGCGGGGAGATGGGGGTGTCGGCATGA